aCTCCTGGAATCACAAACCACAATAGTCTGCTTGGTGCTCCACTCCACTGTGGCCGTGCTGGCACCTAAcgtgcaagacaaagtctccaTTACTTTTCCTTTCACTTATCTCAAACAGAAGGCATCTCTCTCCATAGCCACCAGAGCTGGGAATGTCCCAAATCTCACCTGAAATCAGCAAGTCTCAGAGGTTCACCCAAGGCCCTTGATGTAGTACCTGGCTATCAATGCTGGTTATTTGGGGCCCAAGGTCTCTTCAGATGGCAGGTGTTGAATGCTACCAGCACTGGGTCCTTTCTTTGAAAGCACTGGGTGGCATTCTTGCCCAGGGTCTGTCTAGAAATGTCATATGGGAGCTAGGAATTGAAATGGGGGCCTCCTGATTCTGATCATTGCCCTAtcttgctgtggctgagctggtatctaaGATACATGATAAAATCCTTCCcactcttcttccctctcctctcctcaagtggaagaaaggggtCTTCTTTGGAACCtcaagctgtgcagcctggggtcaGAGGAGGGGTGATGTCAATGTTCCCCTTTGCTGCCCCAGCTTGTGTCTCAGTATGTCACTTGTCCTCCTAATCCAGTGCCTCTGGGCCTATTACTGCACTTCCCATAGCCTATGAGGggcagtccttatggcctagacttccttttcaagtttacttggagacaCAGAGCATGGTAGCCCTTGGTGGCAAGGTTTGCAGGCACTTGAGTCAGGTCTGCTGTGATCAGAGATTCCCCTGTGGCACTAGGCCTCGCCTATGAGTTGCAGCTCTTATGGTCTTGACTGCCATTTAAGTTTATTTGGAGACATGGAGTGTTGTAGCCCTTGGTATGGAGGTTTGCTGGCACTCAAGTCAGGACTGCTGGGATCGGTGATTCCCCtgtggctagggctggtttaaatgctccctccatgcaTGGGCACCAGTTGAGTCTggtctggtttttctttctgctctgacAGGATAGCACTGAGTTCAGTtcctcacaattgctgtgttctccctcccaCAGCATCCAGAGACACTCTCAGCACCATGCCTCCACTGCCAGGGTTTGGAGAGCAGTACTATCTGTGATTCACAACtggttttttttctatctcttcagtgcctctttcagcaatatgagGTTGAAACCAGGTTAGAGTTTTCACCTGATTGTTGGTTCTTATGAACATGTTTTTTGATGCAGagatagttgttaacttggtATCCTGGTGTGAGATGGGGAAGAGAGAATGATCCGTGAAGCCTTCTACTTCACCATTTATCTCCAACAGCTCCTcactgtgtgtgttttgtttgtgtgtttgttcgttgttttttgttttgttttgttttgttttttgagatgggggtctcactctatcaaccaggttggagtgcagtggcacaatctcagctcactgcaagctttgtctcccaggctcaagcgatccacctacctcagcctcccaagtagctgtaccacaggcatacaccaacacactcagctaattttttgtattttttttttttttttttttttttgagacggagttttgctctgtcgcccaggctggagtgctgtggctggatctcagctcactgcaagctccgcctcccgggtttacgccattctcctgcctcagcctcccaagtagctgggactacaggcgcccgccacctcgcccggctagttttttgtattttttagtagagacggggtttcaccgtgttagccaggatggtctcaatctcctgacctcgtgatccacccgtctcggcctcccaaagtgctgggattacaggcttgagccaccgcgcccagccaattttttgtatttttaatagagatcaggtttccccatgttgcccaggctggtccctaactcctgagctcaggtgatccacccccctcagcctacAAAGTGCTAGGTTTATGGGCATGAATCACTGTGCCAGGTTTCATTGCGTGTTTTAAATTCAGTGGCCCAGCAACATCTGACCTCAATCTCTGTTTCTACAATAAACACTGGTTTGTTAAACAACATGGGGCTTCCTAGAGGCCCCATATCCTAGACTTTTaccctgaagaaagaaaaatgagaaacctGGGGTGTTACCTCATCTACCATTTGTGCTGAGTCCAGGAATCTGTACCCCTTTCCCCTAATGCTTTCTGTGTTGAGTCCACACTTGCGACATCATCAGAAAACTGAAGACACTGAGGATGAGGACCAGGTCATTCAAGGGAGTTTCTGTCCAGCACACAGCAGGGGCTCAACAAAGGGAGGGAAAATATGAAAGATGAGTCCAGCAGTGACTCTCACTCCCTGTCACTGGAGGAGTGGGTGTGATGGGACATGGTGGGGGACCTGAGGGATGGCACAGGGAAAGTGCAATGACTTTGAAGTGAGGGTCAGTCACTAAGGGCCACAGAGAGGCCACAGGTGAGGGGAGGAGGCTTCAGTTGCCCCAGGGAGGGGATCTGGGGCCTGTCTTTCAATATGGCTGTTGAGGTCACCTTGCTGGCTTGTCCTTGGATCTATTTCTGTTACCCAAGTCTACTCCAGGACCCTTGGAAAGAAAACAATTGCCCCTCACCTTGGTGGCAAGAAGGGATGGGAGAGGACAGGGATAGTCCAATTTCTCTCTTCAAATCCATTCTCAGACCATGCCTCTCATCCCCTGATATTCAGAAAGGCACACACCTCTTCCTCCCATTGCTCCCCAAGGCCACCAAAATCTAGGGAAATGGCATCTTCAGGAGTGAAAGGGTAAAAACTCTGACACCCACTGTGTAAGTcactccattcctccctcccagcagcttgggagttcccatccccatttccctctttcccctttctttgtCTCTAAGATCAGACTTCCCTGTTGGGATCTTGTTCTCCTTCTAGCAGATAAGTCCAATATTAGGAGATCTATTCCTGCTCACTCTTTTCTGCCTTCGACTTGTAGTCCTAGAGAGGCTGACGGTGACCTGGATTTCTGGATGGAGTGATTCTGGGTCCTGAGCAAAGGAGGGAACCCAGACTCAGAGAGGGATTGCAATCTCATGTGTCTGGTATCCAAGTGTAACTTCACAAGAACATTCAAATCACTGCACATGGGTGAAACTATCAACTTTTTCAACATCAAAACTATCAAAGGAAGTGCATGCTTTCAAGACAAATCAAAAACTGATTTATTTGTCCTTTGCACAGATCCCTACTGAGGACACCACCTTCCAGCCACTGCTGCTGGGATGACTCGTGAGGTCTATGGGGCCATGTAATGGTTGCGCTACCGTTCCCAACACCATGTATACAGGGATCTTCAGAGAAGGGATCCCCTCATGTCTCCCAAGCCATTTCCACCCTATGGCCCAGACTGGCCCAGAATTAACACACAGCCTGATAAGGAAGCAGGAGGTAATAGCATGGGCTGAGGCTCCTTCCACCTGCTCACACCCACCCCAGTTGTTAACACAAGAGGCTTGGACCCTTGAGTGGCCACCTAAGGTGACAATGCACCCAGGAGCACTATTTGGTTCCTGTTTCTCAGCTGCTTAACTTGAAACTTTCCTACCAACATCTTCAGAGAGCAGAATTATCTCCCAGAAGAATCATGGCCAGGAGGTAATGAAGGAGGTGAGATCGGTCTCCTACTGACCTGACAGCGTCCTCCCTCTACTTTATTTCTCTCCCAAGGATACATCACCCTCACAGCACACCCCAAATCCATGCAACCATGCACCTGATCCTTGGCTTCATAGAGCCTTGGCCGGGCTTGGAGAACCCCAGTAGATAATGGCATCCACCAGGAAGGTGGGCATGTAGCTCATAGGGAGGTAGAGAAGCTTGGCATCCCAGCCAGCTGAGTAGCGAGTGCGGGGGTGGCAGGCAATCAGCGCATGCTCCATGCAGTTGGTCACCAAGGACAAATCCTGTGTGCAAGTCTGCTCCAATTGTTCAGCTGATTTCTTATCTGTTAAGAATGAGAAATGATCCACGTGTATTTCCACCTGTAACTGCTCCTGCTTTGGATTCAACTTAAAGTGGAAAGGGTCTAAGAACTCATGCCACCCCACAACCCCCAGTCAAGCATTGCCTCAAATCTCTTTTATCCAAATTCCCTGAGTTGGAGCCCATCCATGGGAAAGCAACAAGTGTTCCACACTAAGTCATGTCTGTCTCTCTTCAGGAATATCTGGACTACATAAATGATGGTCTCCTCCCACAGAAGTCTCAGCACATGTAAATAAGCTATCTCTAATGCCAGCTTGTTATCAGTTACCAGTGTCTTCCCTTTCTGGCTTCACTTTGCTCCTCAATAATGATATTGAGTTCAGATAGACACTGGTCCCAAGTTCTGAGAAGCCTGGATACTTGCTTTTCAGGACCAGTTGACCACACAATACCCATCATGGAAACGGGGCTAAAGGTCTCCACTTTGTGGGTAAGGAAGAGCCTGGAGATCAAACTCTAATGCTCTTCAGACACCAATGGTAGACCAGGGATTCCACATGAGGGTTTGcttctctccccactctccaCTGCTTACTCACAGGATGCAACAAACTTCTCGCCGTAGATCTGCTTGACCTCTGGACTGGACCGGTCCCAAATCTCCAGGAAGCTCTTTAAGAATCTCTCTTTACTGGTCACAGCAGTCTTGAAATAGCCAGGCTCAATCATAGCCACCTTCACCCCAAAGTAGGAGAGTTCCCTCCTGcaagaaagagaagcagagaggaaagaCTTCAGGGGTCATGGAAGGTAAAACacaaacaataaaagtaaaactatgaCAGCACAATATATGAGGACAACAGGTGAGATAGAAAGCTTGGAATATTTAATTTCCAGCAATCAAGGGATCATAATAATGAAGGAATCATTGCCTCTGTATGGGGTTTCCATATTTTACACACATGAGCTTACTAGCCCTAAATCCTACCAATTCCAAAGCAAGGCAGCACCTTAGTGCTGTCTCCTCCTATGGCCCTCACATCCAATGGATCACCAGAATTCCCACATTTTGCCTCCTCTCCAGTCCTCAGTTCCCTCCATCCTTTTCCTGCCCCAGGAATCTCCCTGGCCTCTGAGCTGGGTGATAGCAACTGTCCTCTAAGAAGCATCTGTCTTCAGTCTGGCTCCCCACTTTCAGCCACTGGGCTTCCTGCAGTCGGTGGGTGTCTAGAAGCTGATTAGACCAAGGAACAAATCACTTTTTTGGGGAGTTTCACTCCCAACAGCATAAAGCACAGCTCCTGTCCAGGACTCACAGGCCATCAAGGAGCCCACCTATGCCCACCTGCCCAGCATCCCCCACCAGGTCTGGCCTTGACCTTCACCACAAGAGGACTCTGCAGTACATGCAGGTGGCTAATGCTCACCCTGAGCCTGGGCTGATCGCATTCCTTCATCCAGGATCCCTTCACAGCCTTCCTTACCAGGCTGCCAGGTGGAGTTCTCAATCCCCAGCTCGAGTTCTTAATCCCCAGCTCAGACAGAATCTCCAAGACTCTTCCCAACTCAGATGGGTACCATGACCAGCAAGGTTGACTTGATCACCAACCTTATAAGCATTGGCAGTTGATTCTAGATCTCTTGTACCTCTCTCAGGTATCAAGATTTAGTTCACAGACAAAACCTTGTTGTTGATTAAGGATGGATTTTTTTGTCACTTAGACAAGGGCCTAAAGCATCTGCTGTGTGGACTCAGATGCTCTACCCATTGTCAAAGGGGCTCTGGACATGAATTCTGCTGGGAAAGACCATCTTCTGCATACTGTCTTTGGGTTTCAGAGAGCCATGAAGGAATGGCCTTAGGGCTTGAAGCATTTCTCTCCCTAGAGAGGAAGAGCCCCAAAGCCAGGCACCCATCTCCTGGTGTGGAAGTATCTTTCCCTGTTTCTGACTCAGTGAGTGCTCTTGCATCTGCATGAGCATGTGTGTCTTTGCGGCACTAAGGCATGGCCCAGCTTTACAAGTATTTCAGATTCCAGGGAGGAGGGGTCGGGGGCCATCTACTACAGCAAGAGAGGGGTTTGAGCAAGCCACATGCCCATTGTCAGCTGCCGGGAAAGCCTCCCTGGCCAGGGGACCAACACACACTGTTGTAGCTGATCTTTCTCTGCTCCTTCTCTAGGGTGCAAAGCATTCTTCCATCCAGTGCTGACTGCCTGGTCTGCCTTTGTGGCTCCAATACCAAGGTACAATGGGAAGAAGTGTTTAGGGTCCTTCCCTGGGATTAGTCATTGATACACAGTATTCCCCTGTCCTTGGCTTGGGAACCTCAGTACTGTGTTCCTCTTGGCAGGATCAGAAGCCAAAGATCCAGGTCCAATTCTGCCTCTGGCTGTTTCTGACCAAGAGATCCATCCAGGGAAGAGGTATCATTCAAGAAACTCTCTGACCTGAGGCCCGTCCTGCCACCCAGCACTCAGGAAGGTGCTTCCCAGTGAATGGCCAGCTCAATCCAGAAAGAGGAAGACAAGAGTGTCACACAAGAAGACAGAGAGGGATCTCATGAAAGGGCCTTACAGGCTGGGATTCAAGGAACTCCCTGGAAAAGACTTCCCCACAAAGACAGGAGCAGGAAGACTAGGGCGGGCCTCGTCCCAGAACCATACCTGAGGGAGTCGGAGAAGGCTTCCACGCCATACTTGGAGATGCAATAGCCTCCACCAAAAAGTGACACCCGGCCACAGATACTGGAGACGTTGACCACACGGCCCTTGGCCTTCCTCACTAAGGGCAGCAGGCTCAGAGTCACGTCGATCACCCCCAACAAGTTCACGTCCAATATGGTCACAAAGTCCTGCTTGGTCAGCAACTCATTGGGGGCCACAGGCAAGGAGATGCCAGCATTATTCACCAGTCCCCAGAGTCCTGGGACAGTGGGAAGATGAGACAGCATCACTGTGTTGTGCCTGTGCAGGTGGACAGTTAGGGTGCAACTCACATCCCAATAAAGTGAAGGCAGAATGACAGGtgtgggatggggaggagggtaAAACAAGCACCACAGTATCTGCAGGGGTTGGGTCTGGACATTCAGCAGTTGGTGGGCCATGGAACCCAGTTCTTTTTCCATTTACTCTTCAGGGCCCAGCTCACTGCCTGAAAGACAATAAGCTATTATCCCTATTTGAGGATTGCATGTTAAAGAAATCATGTTAAAGAACTATTGTCCACGTCTGGAAACATGAAGACCAATGTTTGGTTAGTTAAACATGAATGTTGCTGACATTATAGACATTCACCTGCATTTTCAGGTATGCTAACGCCTTGTATAGTGAGTGTTCTGCAACCATCTGTTGATGGAATAAGAGACATGAGAAagggagagtgagggagagagggaagacagaaaaagacagaCCTGAAGTCCTAGGCTTAGGGGAGCTTGGAGAATATCCTGTGTTTGACCTCAGGGCACCGGTCTTGAAACATCCTGCATCAATATCCAGTAACATTTTTATAGAAAGCACTGGGGAATTCCAGTGCACAGGCTTTGGGAAGAAAGCAAGGTTGCATCATCCCTCTCAGTACACAGACTCCACCCTCTGCCCCAGAAAATGTCACCCTCTCCTCCTACTGCATCAGAAGCCCACTCTTCATCCTTCCCTTTGGTCCCAAGTTCACTCAGCTCTGGGAAAATCTCTCTGGAAGATGCAAATACACGATCCCCAAGACTTCAAGTCAATAGAGCTTTCAACCCATAGAACTAGGGGGCAGGAGCACAGGGTCCCTTGAGTCCGGGCAGGGGGTGGCAGTTGTTGATCTGGAAGGGTTGGCCTAGGCATATGAATCCATCCCCTGCTCAATAACAGGCCCTGCCCTGATGCAAATGCAGATTCCTCCACCCAGACATCTCACACTTATAGAGATGCTGGCCAATAAAAGTCCACCAAGACGACATTTATGACGATAAAAACTATCATATCCAACCACTCAGTATGGTTTACATAGGTAGGCTATTGGAATGATACAGTATTCTAAATaattacatacaattttataaaaatgatcatTATGGTGTAAAAATGTTTATCTTCTCCAGAGAATCTAAGGTGACTGAAACtaagaacaaaatataaaatcctaaatatgtataattgtAAAAAGGACTTATGTATGGATGACAATTTCAGGGaaacttttgttttcatctttattcttttcattattttcaacaaagatcATATTCTGCATTTattgttacataaaataaatcCATGTTTCTTTCTTCCCCTGTAATAAGACAGATGAATTAGTGtagtgaaaagaagaaagaaagaaaaagtaacaccTTACTAGTTCTGCTTTCCTTAAGCAGTCCTTATGCTGATACCCTCCTCTGAAGATGGAGATGGTCGTAGCTCTTGGTGGATGCTGATAGGCCCTAGCAAGAACAAGGTAAAGTGCTGGGAACGCAAGCCCAGCTCCAGCACAGCTACAGCCTCCGTGCACCCTTGCAGCCCCATGCTCCCTTCTCAACCATGCTCCAGCAAGTCTCCAGATCTCTAACCCAGGCTCTCAGCATCAAACAATCCATGATTTCTGCTTAGACAAGAGGGAGAGGATAGAGAGGAATTCTGGAGAGAAAAATCTCATCAGGGCAAACTCTCCCCAAGACTATACACCTCCAATGTCGGGATAGGTTAAAGATTGGAAAGAGATGGGGCTCAGGCCAGCCTGATTAGTGAGAAATACTAGAAAGCTACTGTTACTTCAACCTGGAAAGACACTGTAGAAACCTTCCCAGGGAGCAGACAGGAGGTGGTCCCttcacacagagggaagacacagaCAGACTTGAGAAATCTGGGTGGTTACCTCTGTCCCCCACGCGTTCCTTCACCCATTGGGTGGCTGCAACAACACTCTCTGTCTTGGTGACATCCAGGGTCACCGTCTCCAGCCTGTCTGAAGTCTGGTCCCTCAGCTGCTCGGCTCCTTTCTCCGTCAGACACGCAGCCAGCACCCGCAAGCCTCGTGCGTCCAGCTGTCTGGCCAGCAGTTTCCCGAAGCCAGAGTCACAGCCCGTGATGAACACATACCTATCTCTCAGGTGGCTCAGCACCTGCCTCTCCCGGTACCAGTGCAGAAGGTAGTACAGGCCCACGAAGACTGCCAGGTAGAGCCACATGGCTTTGCAGAGGACAGACACAGACAGGCTGTGGGGGAACCCAGAGTCTGGCCTCTGTTGACACAGGAGGATTTAAGAACACAGAGGGCTGTGGTAGGCAGGGAAACCCTCAGGCATTTTGGTCAGAATCCTCACTTTCCTCCTTGATGACTGTCTTTCTGCAACATATTTATTCTGGCCCCACCTCTCTGCTCTTTGAACTGCTTCTGCAGTACTCATGCACGCCTTTGCACACCCCAAGTCCTGCCCAATAGGAAGATATTATCACTTGGCAATGTGTCCTTAGTCTCCTGATTTCTCTTGCCTTGCTGTGCCCACTACATGCATGCTGTGTCCATGAAGgagcacacacatatattcacacagGAACACACACAGAGCCCACACAGGCTCACTCACACACAGCTGCCCACACACACCCTCCATGGAAAACACACCCCTCTGCTCTAAGTACAGGGGTCAAAACTATCTCTACAAATCTCCTACTCCTACAACCCTGGTCCGTGATCTTTTGAACATAGAAAGACCTTATTGGGTAGCTACACATGGTTTCCAGGCAGATTAGATGGAAATCCCTCTCTGAACCTGAGTTTCCTCATCCTGCTCAGCACCCTAGAATATCAATCACTCCTCAGAAAACTAGGGCATGGTCAGGCTCTCTAGGAGGAGAAGGAGTAGACAAAGGGTGGGCAGGAACAAGTTCCCTCCTGCTATAGCAGTTTTTTGGGGCAGAAAGATTGCAGGATCCTATGGGGGTATCCAAACTCAGATGTAAAGAAAGCAGGGAGAAGATGGGcaaataggaacagctgcagtctgcagctcccagtgtgatcaatgcagaagatgggagatttctgcatttccaactgaggtacctggttcatctcactgggactggttggacagtgggtgcaacccacGCAGGGCAAGCttaagcagggcagggcattgctTCACCCTGGAAGCataaggggttgggggatttccctttcctagccaaaggaaggcATGAcggactgtacctggaaaaacaggacactccTGCACAAATACTGTGATTTTCCAACTGTcctagcaaacggcacaccagaaGATTGTATCTCATGCCTGGCTCAGCatgtcccacacccatggagccttgctcactgctagtatGGCAGTCTGAGATTGATCTGTGAGGCAGCAGCCCAGCAGGAGGATAGTTGTCCAccgttgctgaggcttgagtagggaaacaaagtggccaggaagtttgaactgggtggagcccaccacagcaccACAAGGCTtgctgcctctatagactccacctctgggggaagGACATAGCTGAAAAAAAGGCAGTAGAAAcgtctgcagacttaaacatccctgtctgacagccttCACAGCCTCCACAATCGCAATGGTCCCCCGGTCCCACTTCTCTCTTTCAAACTGTCttttctcaatcctttgactCTGCCAGACTTTGTCACCCCCatgacctggtgttgggtctggcAGCCCCAACATTCCTGGCACCCAACGTGGAGCGACAAAGACTCTGGTGAAGGAACACCAGGGCATGTGAAAGCAAAGGACGCATCATCAAAGGACACCCAAAGACGTCTAAAAGAAGCTTGGCAGGAAAGCTCAGTGCTCAGAAGAACCAGAGTAACAATGGGACAAAGTGAAAGCAGACATTctgcttatttaaatttcttagaGCATTTTTTATGAAGATGGGGAATGAAAGTTAGTACTCAGAATTTGTTATCACTCTTTAGTGCAGTAAAGCAGTTTTGCCCATGGTTCCGGAACAAGGGACTATGGAGTTAGATGAATGTGAGAGAATtggcagagatttttaaaaagcatataaagGGTAGAATAGTTCCtcctgcttccaagatggccagATAGGAACAGcaccagtctgcagctcccagtgtgagtgatgcagaagatgggtgatttctgcatttccaactgaggtacagggTTCATCTCTCTGGGACcagtcagacagtgggtgcagcacatGGAGAAGAGCGgtgcatcacctcacctgggaagcacaagggatcagggaattccctttcctagcaaagggaaacCGTGACAGACGGTACTTGGAAtatcaggacactcccaccctaacgCTGCAATTTTCCAACAgccttagcaaacggcacaccaggagattatatcacgcacctggctcagagggtcccatgcctatggagccttgctcactgctagcactgcagtctgagattgaactgcaaggcagcagcaaggctgggagaggggtgtccaccattgctgaggtaAAAAAAGTGACCAGGaatctcgaactgggtggagcccaccacagctcaaggagatctgcctgcctctatagactccacttctgggggcaggacatagctgaacaaaaggcagcagaaacttctgcagacttaaacgtccccaTCTGACAGCATGGAAGAGTGTAGTGGTTTTCCCAGCATGGattttgagatctgagaatggacagaatgcctcctcaaatgggtccctgactcccaagtagcctaactgggagacacttcccagtaTGGGCTGACTGGCAACTCATACAGctaggtgcccctctgagacaaagcttccagaggaaggatcaggcagcaacatctgccgttctgcaatatttgctattctacagcctccgctggtgatacccaggaaaacagggtctggagtggacctccagcaaactccaacagacctgcagctgagggtcctaactgttacaaggaaaactaacaaacagaaaggacatccacaccaaaatcccgtCTGTacaccaccatcatcaaagaccaaaggtagataaaaccacaaagatggggagaaaacagagcagaaaagttgaaaattctaaaaatcagagcacctcttctcctccaaaggaacgcagctcctcaccagcaatggaacaaagctggatggagaatgactttgacaagttgagagaagaaggtttcagacGATCAGTAATTACAGACTTCTCCCAGCTAAAgaaggatgttcaaacccatcataaagaagctaaaaatcttgaaaaaagattagatgaatggctaactagaataaacagtgtagagaagtccttaaatgacctgatggagctgaaaaccatggcacaagaactacgggatgcatgcacaagcttcagtagatgatttgatcaagtggaagaaagggtatcagtgatagagatcaaatgaatgaaatgaagtgagctGATGAGCTGAGGAACTAATGACTAATTGAATTTCTCCGGTATAATCAGAATCAATTATTCCCATATGCACAGTGACAACTTTCAAACTTAGACTAGACTTTCCAAGTAATAAACCAACTCTTTAACCCCCAAAGGGACCTTTTTTGGTGACTTTCCAGGAAGCAAGCAGATGGGAATTGTGCTGCAGAGGTCTATGACAGCACTGCCTACTGTGGCAGGGGACAATTGTTGTACATTTGTAAGGGCACTGGCTGTGCTGGATATGCCTCAGTTTGTTGAGGGGCTCAAGGCAGGCCACTCTTCCCATATCCCAAGACAGGTTGTCCATCTTTGCTAATTTTACGATGACACTGACTTGCCCAGTGATTGCCTTTTTCACAATGGAGGCATACACCAGG
The Rhinopithecus roxellana isolate Shanxi Qingling chromosome 10, ASM756505v1, whole genome shotgun sequence DNA segment above includes these coding regions:
- the LOC104675289 gene encoding retinol dehydrogenase 16, whose translation is MWLYLAVFVGLYYLLHWYRERQVLSHLRDRYVFITGCDSGFGKLLARQLDARGLRVLAACLTEKGAEQLRDQTSDRLETVTLDVTKTESVVAATQWVKERVGDRGLWGLVNNAGISLPVAPNELLTKQDFVTILDVNLLGVIDVTLSLLPLVRKAKGRVVNVSSICGRVSLFGGGYCISKYGVEAFSDSLRRELSYFGVKVAMIEPGYFKTAVTSKERFLKSFLEIWDRSSPEVKQIYGEKFVASYKKSAEQLEQTCTQDLSLVTNCMEHALIACHPRTRYSAGWDAKLLYLPMSYMPTFLVDAIIYWGSPSPAKAL